One segment of Anopheles stephensi strain Indian chromosome 3, UCI_ANSTEP_V1.0, whole genome shotgun sequence DNA contains the following:
- the LOC118511870 gene encoding LOW QUALITY PROTEIN: uncharacterized protein LOC118511870 (The sequence of the model RefSeq protein was modified relative to this genomic sequence to represent the inferred CDS: deleted 2 bases in 2 codons), which translates to MDRRKLNKNNFKADLLHWCAANDWPKEVLKRLQNGDNPYRPNKDGLSPMHAAIAHNARSVVNILLERYAADVAIVKDHMQHRFLWKAENNCWNKRPILIACTEQEREQVHLLASSCPTAIPFNVQVFVLFLTPYLGSQLVALDVCGSAEKQADVLQCINRLLPNGMLSLNRTDLRTDCLTYLQAACLYDREKLIPMLVAHGSRLSATGDGESIPLMTACRTMKMGIVEQLLTKYVNRYDPTVTDSQQRNVFHICLEKNNPKLVDYVLKALINYRKTQFGETESEAFNRIFPYKCEEYSFKTTWSLIRPNLKEQCSQYVVQYRLDLSNRTFLHVKDLLSRKVALDYCFEEIRRNPDILKLSTEDAPEQNVLHQLYRQDHLAFVEEMYELHPAVKPWFETKEAFVILRITLTHRNMEKLTIILEHHRDYLISKPADLEEYAIGQTWFDRSVYREPFALLAAAFPEKLDVINATKSQAAELQRIQSFTDRFYALKKSFNQELESLKADGILLPTLLDDRKRNVLHQAADWDEIELVKNLLACGLDLNQRDGEGNLPIFYVRSVAAFEVLYEATPVDPTITNAKGYNLLHHSSRVSNYNGEAILTKLMELGFDVNQRTLDGNVPLSIATCCSTVRFLLANGAKLELIDGAALVRSLDGKLYCAAWALMLKVVHLPWFERIAHAFLPWMLGNQNRDFFTCSSGDYLEQNPEVRKTLFDSLYRHSRHEAANFFREVCHRAINCCARWFLDYGYDIDLELCDEYGYTPLLGLVSYMEEPNLDVIERLLQKGANVNARDKRGQHSLLKLVSGYRSAQWYGHTLKSIELLLDRGADINVQDENGNSALHVAFAGMHLDLVQLLMVRGANRKLKNNANKLPHQMVDKQLQALLAYLG; encoded by the exons ATGGATAGACGGAAACTTAACAAGAACAACTTTAAGGCAGATTTGCTGCACTGGTGTGCGGCCAACGATTGGCCGAAGGAAGTGCTCAAGCGTCTGCAGAATGGAGATAATCCCTATCGACCCAACAAGGACGGCCTATCGCCTATGCATGCTGCAATTGCCCATAACGCCCGCTCCGTAGTGAACATTCTGCTCGAACGATACGCGGCCGATGTAGCGATCGTGAAAGATCACATGCAGCACAGGTTCCTGTGGAAAGCGGAAAACAATTGCTGGAACAAGCGGCCCATCCTGATCGCCTGTACGGAGCAAGAACGTGAACAGGTGCATCTGCTGGCCAGCTCCTGCCCAACGGCCATCCCGTTCAATGTGCAAGTGTTTGTGCTGTTTCTAACGCCGTACCTCGGAAGTCAACTAGTGGCGCTGGATGTGTGCGGGTCGGCGGAAAAACAAGCTGATGTACTGCAATGCATCAACAGGCTACTCCCCAACGGCATGTTGTCACTTAACCGAACGGATTTACGAACAGACTGTCTGACCTACCTGCAGGCCGCGTGTTTGTACGATCGCGAGAAACTGATTCCAATGCTAGTGGCACACGGATCCCGACTTTCCGCAACCGGTGATGGTGAGAGTATTCCGCTCATGACAGCCTGCCGTACCATGAAGATGGGCATCGTAGAGCAGCTGCTTACGAAGTACGTTAACCGGTACGATCCCACCGTTACGGACAGTCAACAGCGGAATGTGTTTCACATCTGTTTGGAAAAGAATAATCCTAAATTGGTAGATTACGTACTGAAAGCGTTAATTAACTATCGGAAAACCCAGTTCGGCGAAACGGAGTCGGAAGCGTTTAATCGAATTTTTCCCTACAAGTGTGAGGAATACAGCTTTAAGACCACGTGGTCACTTATTAGACCAAATTTAAAGGAGCAGTGCTCACAATACGTAGTACAATATCGCCTCGATCTATCCAATCGTACGTTCCTACACGTGAAGGATTTGCTCTCC AGGAAGGTAGCGCTTGACTACTGCTTCGAGGAAATTCGGCGTAATCCTGATATTTTGAAGTTAAGCACAGAAGACGCACCCGAACAAAATGTACTGCATCAGCTCTATCGACAGGATCATCTAGCCTTTGTCGAGGAGATGTACGAGCTGCATCCTGCGGTGAAGCCTTGGTTTGAAACCAAAGAGGCTTTTGTGATTCTTCGTATTACCTTGACCCATAGGAACATGGAAAAGCTAACAATTATCCTAGAGCACCACAGAGATTATCTTATCTCTAAGCCCGCCGACCTGGAAGAATATGCTATCGGCCAAACTTGGTTCGATAGGTCGGTGTATAGGGAACCGTTTGCTCTGCTCGCAGCAGCATTCCCCGAAAAGCTGGATGTGATAAACGCAACCAAGTCGCAGGCAGCAGAACTCCAGCGAATACAAT CTTTCACGGATAGGTTTTATGCGctgaaaaaatcattcaaccaAGAGCTGGAATCGCTGAAAGCGGACGGTATACTGTTGCCCACCTTGCTGGATGACCGCAAAAGGAACGTTCTTCATCAAGCGGCAGACTGGGATGAGATAGAGTTGGTCAAGAACTTACTGGCGTGCGGGTTGGACCTAAACCAGCGCGATGGCGAAGGCAATTTGCCCATCTTTTACGTCCGAAGTGTGGCTGCGTTTGAAGTGCTGTACGAAGCAACGCCCGTCGATCCGACGATCACCAACGCTAAAGGCTACAATCTACTGCATCACAGTAGCCGGGTGAGCAACTACAATGGTGAAGCGATACTGACGAAACTGATGGAGCTAGGCTTCGATGTAAATCAGCGCACACTAGATGGTAATGTGCCACTGTCGATTGCCACCTGCTGCTCCACCGTACGGTTCCTGCTTGCGAACGGTGCCAAGCTTGAGCTGATCGATGGGGCCGCTCTGGTGAGGTCGCTAGACGGCAAACTGTATTGTGCGGCATGGGCACTAATGCTGAAAGTTGTACACCTTCCCTGGTTCGAGAGAATCGCACACGCGTTCCTACCCTGGATGCTTGGGAATCAAaatcgtgattttttcaccTGCAGCAGTGGCGATTATTTGGAACAAAATCCCGAGGTACGAAAAACACTGTTCGACAGT CTGTATCGACATTCGCGGCACGAGGCAGCCAACTTTTTCCGTGAAGTTTGCCACCGGGCCATCAATTGCTGTGCGCGATGGTTCCTAGATTACGGGTATGATATCGATTTGGAGTTGTGCGATGAATACGGCTACACTCCACTGCTGGGACTGGTCTCCTACATGGAGGAACCAAACCTAGACGTGATCGAGCGATTGCTGCAGAAAGGCGCCAATGTGAATGCTAGAGACAAACGAGGACAACACTCGTTGCTTAAGCTCGTGTCTGGATACAGATCGGCACAGTGGTATGGCCACACGCTAAAGAGCATCGAGCTGTTGCTTGACCGTGGTGCCGACATTAACGTGCAGGATGAAAATGGGAACTCGGCATTGCATGTAGCGTTTGCGGGAATGCATCTAGACTTGGTACAGCTGCTGATGGTACGGGGAGCCAATCGGAAGCTTAAAAACAATGCGAACAAACTACCCCATCAGATGGTGGATAAACAACTGCAAGCTTTATTGGCGTACTTGGGCTAG